In Candidatus Rokuibacteriota bacterium, one genomic interval encodes:
- a CDS encoding cobalamin B12-binding domain-containing protein gives MTVQPIRVLIAKVGLDGHDRGAKVVARALRDAGMDVIYTGLHRTPEEVVAAAVQEDVDIIGISILSGAHMTLFPRVLALLRAAGVEDMLLVAGGVIPDEDVAPLKAMGVAEVILQDTTPDALVARLGALVASRHPR, from the coding sequence ATGACTGTCCAGCCGATCCGCGTCCTCATCGCGAAGGTGGGTCTCGATGGCCATGACCGCGGCGCCAAAGTCGTGGCGCGCGCCCTCCGCGATGCGGGCATGGACGTGATCTACACGGGCCTCCACCGGACGCCGGAGGAGGTGGTGGCCGCGGCGGTCCAGGAGGACGTTGACATCATCGGGATCAGCATCCTGTCGGGCGCGCACATGACGCTCTTCCCGCGCGTGCTCGCCCTGCTGCGCGCCGCCGGGGTCGAGGACATGCTCCTCGTCGCTGGCGGCGTGATCCCCGATGAGGACGTGGCGCCGCTCAAGGCCATGGGAGTCGCCGAGGTGATCCTCCAGGACACGACCCCCGACGCCCTGGTCGCCCGCCTGGGCGCCCTGGTCGCCTCCCGCCATCCCCGGTGA